A region of Candidatus Poribacteria bacterium DNA encodes the following proteins:
- a CDS encoding phytanoyl-CoA dioxygenase family protein, which yields MLSKQQLTQFEEEGYLLLSGLIPQETVTKAEAAMWKMMGMDADNPDSWGHFKRPPLSGFYMEKMADGRRVELYGVTHLDVLACLTPEYLAIIKQLASGYPEIPHCKSQHPDGIWALNQFPVSDSEWKSPAPHLDGGFRDLRLDPGTFRVTSLTYLTEVKSHGGATVIWPEGAQRIREFRKKNPEFSNHVRDVGAHFPKMDLGEPMEVVAKQGDVLFFHHLLPHCGTMNVGSTPRFAIRSMCLCLACRKWEKKGEWNLWMP from the coding sequence ATGCTCTCAAAGCAACAATTAACACAATTTGAGGAAGAAGGTTATCTACTCCTTTCCGGATTGATTCCGCAGGAGACTGTCACAAAAGCAGAGGCAGCGATGTGGAAGATGATGGGCATGGACGCGGATAACCCGGATTCATGGGGACATTTCAAACGTCCGCCGCTCTCCGGTTTTTATATGGAGAAAATGGCAGATGGAAGGCGCGTTGAACTTTATGGTGTTACCCATCTCGATGTCTTAGCATGTTTGACACCTGAGTATCTCGCTATCATTAAGCAACTCGCCTCCGGATATCCAGAAATTCCACATTGTAAGAGTCAACATCCGGATGGCATCTGGGCACTCAATCAATTTCCTGTTTCGGATTCCGAGTGGAAATCGCCGGCTCCTCACTTGGATGGTGGCTTTCGGGATTTACGGCTGGATCCTGGGACATTCCGAGTAACCAGTTTAACGTATCTTACCGAGGTGAAATCACACGGCGGGGCGACTGTGATATGGCCCGAAGGTGCACAACGGATTCGAGAATTCCGTAAGAAAAACCCAGAATTTTCAAACCATGTTCGCGATGTTGGTGCCCACTTTCCAAAGATGGATTTAGGGGAACCGATGGAAGTCGTTGCTAAACAGGGAGACGTGCTGTTTTTCCACCACCTATTGCCGCATTGTGGCACAATGAATGTCGGTTCTACACCGCGCTTCGCAATCCGATCTATGTGCTTATGTCTCGCATGTCGCAAATGGGAGAAAAAAGGGGAGTGGAATCTCTGGATGCCGTGA